From the genome of Streptomyces sp. WZ-12:
GGAGGGGAACGGGCGCATGTCCCGCGCCGTGTCCACGCTGGTCTTCGCCCGTGAGGCCGAGCAGATGCTGCCGCCGGAATTCTCCAGCATCGAGGAGTGGCTGGGCCGCGGGCAGAACACCTACGCCTACTACCAAGTCCTCCAGCAGGTCGGCGGCCCGCGCTGGAGTCCCGAGCGCGACACGCATCCGTGGATCCGGTTCTGCCTCGGCGCCCACCACCGCCAAGCCCAGCAGGCCCAGCGCCGCACCGACCTGCTCGCCCGCGCCTGGATCCACCTGGGCGAGACCGCCACCGCCGACGGCTTGGACGAACGCGTCGTCTACGCCCTGCTGCCTGCCTTCTGGGGCTCGAAGGTCCGCCGCACCGTCTACCAGCAGGACGCCGACCTCTCCGACCAGCAGGCCATCCGCGACATCCGCGACCTGGTCCGCATCGGCTGGCTGACCCCGCACGGCCAGGCCCGCGCCCGCCACTACGGCCCCGGCCCGCGCCTGGAAGCAGCCCAGCAGGCGGTCCGCCAGTCCCTGGAGCCGTTCGCCGACCCCTACCAGCGCAACTGACTGAGGTTCCCCCGAGATGCGGAGGATGGTGACAGAGGGTCAGATGGTTCTCATGAGAGGAACATCGACCATGGCTGCCCCCAGGAAGTACTCGCTGGAGTTGCGCGAGCGTGCGGTGCGGATGTACCGGACCTCCGACCCGAAGCCCCAGATCAAGCGACTGGCTATCGAGCTCGGCGTGCATCCCGAGGCCCTGCGCGGCTGGATCCGGCAGGCCGAGGCCGATGCCGGCGAGCGGGACGACCGGCTGACCAGCGACGAACGCGTCGAACTCGCCGCGCTTCGCAAGGAGAACGCCCAGCTCAAGCGCGCGAACGAAGTTCTGCGGACGGCCTCGGCTTTTTTCGCGGCGCAACTCGACCCGACCCGGCCCAGGTGACGGGGCTCCTCGACGAGCACCCTGACCTGGGAGTCGAGTGCGTCCTG
Proteins encoded in this window:
- a CDS encoding transposase; the protein is MAAPRKYSLELRERAVRMYRTSDPKPQIKRLAIELGVHPEALRGWIRQAEADAGERDDRLTSDERVELAALRKENAQLKRANEVLRTASAFFAAQLDPTRPR